The Stutzerimonas stutzeri DNA window CAGCACTTCGCGGCAGATGCGCTCGACCTGCGCCGGGTCGGCCATGCCGGTGGTGTCGCAGAGCGTGATGCCCTGCACGCCGATCTCCAGCAGGCGTTGCACCAGCTCATAGATGCGCCGCTCGGGCACGTCGCCCTCGAAGGGGCAGCCGAAGGTGGTCGATAGCGAGGCGTTGATGAACACGCCACTGCCGCGAGTGACTTCGATGATTTCGCGGAACTGCACCAGCGACTGCTCAGGCGTCATGCGCAGGTTGGCCAGGCCGTGGGTGTCGCTGGCCGACATCACCAGGTTGATCTCGTCCACCTCGCAGGCCAGCGCGCGCTCGCAGCCCTTCACGTTGGGCACCAGCACGGTGTACTCGACGCCCTCCGCACGGCGGATGCCGCGCATCACGTCCTCGGCGTCGCGCAGGTTGGGGATGGCCTTGGACGAGGTGAAGGAGGTGACCTCTATCTTCGCCAGCCCGGTTTGCGAGAGACGGTCGATCAGGGCGATCTTGGCTTCGGTTGGCACGAAGTCCGCTTCGATCTGGAAGCCGTCGCGGGTGGCGACTTCCTGGATATACAGGCGTTTGCTCATGGGGAGTCCTGGGGTTTCGTAGGGTGGATGATGCTCTGCCCATCCACCGTTGTGGCTTGCTGGCTGGTGGACAAGCTTCGCCTTGTCCACCCTGCGTGGCGTTCAGATGATCCCGCGTTCGCGCAGGCCCTGGCGTTGTTCATCGGTGAGGCCGAGGCCGGCCAGCACATCGTCGGTGTGCTCGCCCAGTTGCGGGCCGCCTTCGCCGATGCGCCCTGGCGTGCGCGACAGCTTGGGCAGCACGCCCGGTACCTTGAGCGGGCCGGCGAAGGTCTGCACCTGCTCGATCATCTGCCGCGCCAGGTAGTGCGGGTCCTTGACGATATCGGCAGCGGTGTAGGGATAGCCGGCCGGCACGCGGGCGCCCTTGAGTGCTTCGATCACCTCGTCGCGGCTGTGCTGGATGGTCCATTCGCCAATGGCGGCATCGATCAGCTCGGCGTGCTGGGCGCGGCCGTCGTTGTGGGCAAAGCGCGGATCATCGGCAAGGTCCTGGCGGCCCATCAGGGTCATCAGGCGCTTGTAGATGCTGTCGCCATTGCCGGCGATCAGCACGTAGGCGCCGTCGTTGCACAAATAGGAATTGGACGGCGTGATGCCGGGCAGGGCACTGCCAGCCGGCTCGCGTACATAGCCGAAGGCGTCGTATTCGGGCACGAGGCTTTCCATCATGGCGAACACCGACTCGTACAGCGCCACGTCGATTTCCTGGCCCTGGCCGCTACGGTTGCGCTCCTGCAGGGCGAGCAATACACCGATCACCCCATACAGCGACGACAGCGAATCGCCGATGCTGACGCCGACCCGCACCGGGGGCTGGCCGGGATAGCCGGACAGGTGGCGCAGACCGCCCATGGCTTCGCCGATCACACCGAAGCCAGGCAGGTCGCGATAGGGCCCGGTCTGTCCGTAGCCGGAGATGCGCAGCATGATCAGCCGAGGGTTCAGCTTCGACAGCTCATCCCAGCCCAGGCCCCATTCTTCCAGCGTGCCGGGGCGAAAGTTCTCCACCAGGATGTCGGCTTCGGCCACCAGCTGGCGGACGATTTCCTGGCCTTCCGCGGCCTTGAGATCCAGCGTCACCGAGCGCTTGTTGCGCGACTGCACATGCCACCAGAGCGAGGTGCCGTCCTTGAGCTTGCGCCACTTGCGCAACGGGTCGCCAACCCTGGGCGGCTCGATCTTGATCACATCGGCGCCGAATTCGCCGAGCAGCTTGCTGGCGAAAGGGCCGGCGATCAGTTGGCCCATCTCGATCACCTTGAGGCCCTGCAGCGGCAGGTTCTTGTCAGTCTGTTCGCTCATCACGACACCTGTGCCGGTTGATTCATGGCGCCGAGCATGACCGAGGCGGGGACGGCGGACAATTGGCCGTTGGCCAAGCGAGGTTTCGCGCTTTACGAAGGCTAAGACGAAAGGCGCTTTGATTAGTGGGCGTATAGCGGCGCATGCTTCGTATACCGCGAACTCTGTAATCCACTATGCGCCGCATCGATTTCGTCACCCTTCGGCTGTTCGTCGCCATCGCCGAGACCCGCAGCCTGACCCGCGCCGCCGAGCGCGAGCATCTGGCGCTGGCGGCGGTGAGCAAGCGCGTCAGCGATCTGGAAGGGCAGCTCGGCGTCAGCCTGCTCTATCGCCAGCCCAAGGGCGTCGAGCTGACGCCGGCCGGCCACGCGCTGCTGCACCACGCGCGCAACCTGCTGGACAACCTGCAGCAGCTGGACGCTGACCTCAGCGAGTTCAGCCAGGGCGTGAAGGGCCATGTGCGCATCCACGCCAACACCTCGGCGGTGATCGAGTTTCTGCCCGAAGACCTGAGCGCCTTTGCCCGCCAGCACCCGGAAGTGAAGATCGACCTGGAGGAGCGCGTCAGCAGTGACACCCTGCGCGCCCTGCGCGAGGGGCTGACCGATATCGGCATCTTCGCCGGGCACATGCCGGCCGAGGACCTGCAGGTGTTTCCCTACCGCGAGGATCGGCTGGTGCTGGTCACGCCACGCGAGCATCCGCTGGCCGGCCGCGAATGCATTGCGCTGCGCGAGGCGGCAGGCTTCGACTTCATTGGCCTGCAGCAGGATGCCTCGCTGCATGCCCTGCTGCAGCAGTCGGCACAGCAGATGGGTACGCCGCTGCGCCTGCGCATCCAGGTGCGCAGCTTCGAGGCGATCTGCCGGATGATCCACACCGGCATGGGCATCGGCGTGCTGCCCGAGCAGGTGGTGCGCAACTACCTGCCGGCGCTGGACGTGGCCATGGTGCCGCTGACCGATGTCTGGGCGCGGCGCGAACTCAAGCTCGGCGTGCGCAATCTGGAAAGCCTGTCGGTGACTGCCCGGCTGATGCTCGAGCACCTCACGCTTCGCGAAGGCCAGTCCTGAGCCAAGCCGTTCGGCGGCGCGATCGCGTCACGGCCTTCGCCAAACGCGAAGTCGCGCTTAGCCAATTAGCAATTCAGCCCGAGGGGGCAGCGGGGTAGAGTCGGACCAGCTGCATGGCTCACACAACTACAAAACGGAGCTCTCCATGGCACGACTCACCCGTGGCATCACCCGTCTGCTCGCCGCTTCCGCGCTGTTTAGCGTCCTCGGCGCCCAGGCTGATCCGATCCTGATCAAGTTCTCCCATATCACCGCCGACAGCACGCCGAAGGGTCAGGGCGCGCTGATGTTCAAGAAGCTCGTGGAAGAGCGCCTGCCCGGCCAGGTGGAAGTGCAGGTGTTCGCCAACTCCTCGCTGTACGGCGACGGCAAGGAGATGGAAGCACTGCTGATGAACGAGGTGCAGCTGCTGGCGCCGGCACCGTCGAAGCTCGAGCAGTACACCAAGCAGCTGCAGCTGTTCGACCTGATGTTCCTGTTCGACGACATGGCCGCGGCGCAGCGCTTCCAGCAGTCGGACAAGGGTCGCGCCATGCTCAAATCCATGGAGGACAAGGGCATCACCGGCCTGGCCTACTGGCTCAACGGCATGCGCCACTTCACCGCCAACAAGCCGCTGCGCGAGCCGGCCGACGCCCGCGGGCTGAAATTCCGCGTACAGCCCTCGGACCTGCAGGCCGCCCAGTACACCGCCCTGCGGGCGGAGCCGCGCAAGATGGCCTTCGCCGAGATCTACCAGGGCCTGCAGACCGGCGTGGTCAATGCTCAGGACAATCCCTGGTCGAACATCTACAGCCAGAAGTACCACGAGGTGCAGAAGTACATCACCGAGTCCGGTCACGGCATCGGCAACTACCTGCTGATCACCAACACCAGGTTCTGGAACGGCCTGCCGGCAGAGGTGCGCGGCGAGCTGGAAGCGATCATCGATGAGGTCACCGTGGAGGTGAACCGCCAGGCCGAGGCGCTGAACGAGAAGGCCAAGCAGGGCGTCATCGACTCGGGCAAGAGCGAGATCCTGGTGCTGACCGACGAGCAGCGTGCCAAGTGGCGCGAGGCGGTGCAGCCGGCCTGGAAAAAGTTCGAGGGCGAGATCGGCAAGGAGCTCATCGAGGCGGCCCAGGCAGCCAACTCTGCGCCTTGAAGCAAGCCCGCCAATGGTCTGTTAGACCAATGTGCAGTTTCGGCCACGGCGCTGGCTGCACAGAATGGCGGCGTCTATCTGCGTGATCGGACAAGTGTGTATTCCAACCGGATGGTTGACCGAGCGGCCCCTGAGGCCGCTTTTTTTTTTGCCTTCAGCTTTTCGCCGGAATCGGCAGTAATGCCAGCGGCGCCAGTTCGTCATGCAGGCGGTTGATGCGCTCCAGCAGATCGTTGACCGCACGGCGGTCACGGTCGTTCTGCAGGTCCGTATGCTGCGTCGCGCAGTGCCGCCAATTCATCCACGTAGGCCTCCAGCTGGTCGCTGGAGGGCTGCCCGTGCAAGGCAGTCTTCAGGCACTGCATCAGCGCCATGACGATCGCCGGGTCATTGCTGCCATAGGTACGAATCGGGTCGAGGATAAGCGTCAGCCGTCGTTGCGGGCTCAGCTGTGGATAGAACAGCCTGGGCTTGCCATTGTCGATGCAGCCGACGTCCAGCGGCGGGACGCCACCCAGGCGACCGAGCAACACACCGTGCAGATTGAGCACGCGTATTGCCGTGCCCGGGTCGTTGATCGACGGGCTGATGGCCTTTACCGCGATTTCGGTCATCTGCCGCATGGCATAGAAAACGTTGGCGCCGGCGAACTCTTCATCGTGGAAATCGAAGCAGTCGAGCACCTGTCGGGTTCGCCGGGCATCCAGTTCGGCGCTGACCTTGAGCAACGGATGCCCTTCGACCAGAAAGAAGCCGGGTTCCACCTGCAGCACCGCCTGCAGATCGTCCGGCCCCAGCAATTCCTGCAGGCGCCGCTCATTGACCTCGCGCAGATAGCCGGGCGTGACCGCCTCGATGCAGTACCAGTCGCGGTCATCCTGCGCCGCGGTGATCGACCCCAGGCGCTCGCAACGCTGCGCCAGGTTATGGCAGGCGCTGCGGTAGAGCTGGCCGACGATCCAGTCCACCTGGATGGACTGCGAGATGAAACGGATGAATACGACGAACAGGGCCATACAGCCCAGGCCCATCAGTACGGCGAGCAGCACGCCGAACGCAGGCAGGCTATCGGGTTCGTTCTTGTTGATGAAGGCGATCATCAGCAGGAAGAACAGGATGCAGCCCAGGTAGTTGCCGAGGATCAGCTGGTTGCGCCGATCGCTGATCAGCCCGGGCAGCACGCGCGGGGACAGTCGCGAGGCGGCCCCGTTGAGCACGACCATGACCATGGAAAAGCTGAACACGGTCAGCGAAATGATGCTGGTGATGAGCGTGCCGAGGATTTCCCAGGCGTTGTCCGCCTCTGCCAGGCCGGGCGGCAGCATGTTTCGCCAGGCGTGAGCCAGGTCGGTCGTTTCGAAGAGCAGGACGAGACCGCCCAGCATGAAGTAGCCGGCCGGAATCACGGTGGGGTAGAAGACGATGCTCTGGGGGATCCGCTGCAGCTGACGAAACAGGGCATTGCTTGGTGCTGACATGGGGGCTCCGGGCGATGGCTGTTACGAATTGAGACAGCAACCCTCGGCAAATGGCCGCGAAACAGTGTCTATGCTTGGAGAGTGGCCGCTAGTCGCGGCCGCTGCGGTATTCGGCATCGGCTGAAGCAGACGTCTGACAGGCGCGTGGTTGGCGATCCGCACGGGAAGCGTGGATCGATCGGGTGGTGAGGGTTCGCCTGCGAGACAAGGCTGCGACCGGAAAATAACCAGATAACCCGAGGTGACTGCCATGTGTGCTGCGTCCGTGTATCCCGTGTCCCCTGAGGCTGCAAAGCACTCCCTGACCGACGAGGCCGCTTATCGGGCCATGTATCAGCAGTCGGTGATCAACCCTGAAGGATTCTGGCGTGAACAGGCGGCACGGCTGGACTGGATTCGGCCCTTCAGCGAGGTCAAGCGCACCTCCTTCGACGACCATCACGTCGATATCAAGTGGTTTGCCGACGGCACGCTGAACGTGTCGGCCAATTGCCTGGACCGGCACCTGGCCGAGCGCGGCGATCAGGTGGCGATCATCTGGGAGGGGGACGACCCCTCGGAGCACCGCGAGATCACCTACCGCGAGCTCTACCAGGAGGTCTGCAAGTTCGCCAACGCTCTGCGTGGCCAGGATGTGCACCGCGGTGACGTGGTGACCATCTACATGCCGATGATTCCCGAGGCCGCAGTGGCAATGCTGGCCTGCGCGCGCATCGGTGCGATCCACTCGGTGGTGTTCGGCGGCTTCTCGCCGGAGGCATTGGCCGGGCGCATCATCGATGGCAGCTCGAAGGTGGTGATCACTGCCGATCAGGGCATACGTGGCGGCAAGACCATCGCCCTGAAGGAGAACGTCGACGAGGCGCTGACGAACCCGCAGACCCGTTGCGTGCAGAAGATCATCGTGGTGCGCCGCACCGGAGCGAACATTCGCTGGCACCCGCACCGGGACGTCTCCTACGACGACCTGATGCGCGTGGCTGGCGAGGTCTGCGCGCCGAAGGAAATGGGCGCCGAGGAGCCGCTGTTCATTCTCTACACCTCGGGCTCCACCGGGAAACCCAAGGGCGTGCTGCACACCTGCGGCGGCTACCTGCTGTACGCCGCGCTGACCCACGAGCGGGTCTTCGACTACCGCCCCGGCGAAATCTACTGGTGCACCGCCGACATCGGCTGGATTACCGGTCATAGCTATCTGATCTACGGCCCACTGGCCAACGGTGCGACAACCCTGATGTACGAAGGCGTGCCGAACTATCCGGACGTCACCCGCATCGCCAGGATCATCGACAAGCACCGGGTCAACATCCTCTACACCGCGCCGACGGCAATCCGCGCGATGATGGCCGAGGGGCCGGCGGCGATGGAGGGTGCCGACGGTTCGAGCCTGCGCCTGCTCGGCACGGTGGGTGAACCGATCAATCCGGAAGCCTGGCACTGGTACTACGAGACGGTCGGTCGGTCGCGCTGCCCGATCGTCGATACCTGGTGGCAGACCGAGACCGGCGGCATCCTCATCAGCCCGCTACCCGGTGCCACGGCGCTCAAGCCCGGCTCGGCGACGCGGCCGCTGTTCGGCGTAGTGCCGGGGCTGGTGGACAATCTCGGCAACCTGCTGGAAGGCCCGGCGGAGGGCAATCTGGTGATTCTCGACTCCTGGCCAGGGCAGATGCGCACCATTTACGGTGACCACGACCGTTTCGTCGATACCTACTTCAAGACCTTCCGCGGCATGTACTTCACCGGCGACGGCGCCCGCCGCGACGAGGACGGTTACTACTGGATCACCGGGCGCGTCGACGATGTGCTCAACGTCTCCGGACACCGCATGGGCACCGCCGAAATCGAGAGCGCCCTGGTGGCGCACGCCAAGGTGGCCGAAGCCGCGGCCGTTGGCGTGCCGCATCCGCTCAAGGGCCAGGCCATCTATGTTTACGTGACTCTGGTTGCTGGTACCGAGCCCAGCGACACGCTGCGCCAGGAGCTGCAGCAGTGGGTCCGGCACGAGATCGGCCCGATCGCGGTGCCGGATACCATTCAATGGGCGCCGGGGCTGCCGAAGACACGGTCCGGCAAGATCATGCGCCGCCTGCTGCGCAAGATCGCCACGGACGACTACGACACTCTGGGCGATACCTCGACGCTGGCCGACCCTGGCGTCGTCGACCAGTTGATCGCTGCCCATGAGGCGGTGAAGCAGCGCTGAACTCGCGGGCGTCCGGCGAGCGGTCGACTCGCCGGGCTCATGGTCGCCTGGCAGCTTCGTTCGCGGACAAGTCCGCTTGCCACAGGCGCGCAGGGCGATGTTCAGACGCCGGCGGGCGGGCTTTTCAGATCGTCGTTGCCGGTGACCGTGGTGCCGTTGGTAGCAGCTGCGGCGTTGGCCTGCAGTTGCTCCTTGTTCGAGTCATAACGCTCGAACGGCATATGGTGCGAGCGCCCTTCGGCCATGCCCGCCTGTTCGCTGACTTCATTGAACACGCGCTTGGCCTCGCAGTGGCCGGTCACGCCCCGGGCAACGGCCATCCCGCCGATGCCCAGTTGCAGCAGGCCGCCGAGGCCACCACGGCGCAGACCCTTGGCGAGGAAGTACAGGCCGCCGGCCAGGGACATGGCGCGCTCCCAGCCGTGGACGTTCTGTTCGAGGTGCTTGGAAGAGTTGTTCATGGGGGGGCTCCGACGAAGACATTCTCAATGAATGACTCTTGCCGGAGCCGCCTGTTCGCCACCGCAGGTCGGCAGGCATGGTCCGATCAGGCCATGCCGAACACCTTGAGCACAAAGGCGTACTCCAGCGCCACGTCCTTGAGCGCCTGGTAGCGTCCGCTCATGCCACCGTGACCTGCGCCGAACTCGGTCTTGAGCAGCAGCAGGTTGTCGTCGGTGCGGGTGGCACGCAGCTTGGCGACCCACTTGGCGGCCTCCCAGTACTGCACGCGGCTGTCGTTGTAGCCGGCCACGGCAAGCAGTGGCGGATAGGCCTGGGCCCGGACGTTCTCATAGGGCGCATAGGCGCGGATGCGTTCGTGCACCTCGGGCTGGTTCGGGTCGCCCCATTCGTCGTACTCGGTCACCGTCAGCGGCAGGTCGGCATTGAGCATGGTATTGAGCACGTCGACGAAGGGCACCTCGGCGATCGCCGCACCGAACAGTTCCGGGCGCAGGTTGAGCACGGCACCGATCAGCAGGCCGCCGGCACTGCCGCCGCTGATGGCCAGGCGTGGCGATGTGGTGTAACCGTCGGCCAACAGCTGCTCGGCACAGGCGATGAAGTCGTTGAAGGTGTTCGGCTTGTGCTCCAGCTTGCCGGCGCGGTACCAGGCCTCGCCGAGATCGCCGCCGCCACGCACATGGGCGATGGCGAAGATGAAGCCGCGGTCGAGCAGCGACAGCCGCGCGTGGGAGAACCAGGGGTCCAGGCTATGGCCGTAGGCGCCGTAACCGTAGAGGTAGAGCGGTGCGGGCTTGCCGAAGCTGTCGCGGCGGCCGACCAGGCTGATGGGAACCTGCGTACCGTCCTGGGCGGTGGCCCAGATGCGCCGACTTTCATAGGCGTCCGCATCGAAGGGGCCTTCCACCGGGGTTTCCTTGAGCACCTCCTGCGTGCCGTCGGCCAGGGTCAGCTGGCGGATCTGCGCCGGGCGATTCAGCGCCTCGTAGCGCAGGCGGATCACCGTGCTGGTGAATTCCAGCGAGTTCTGCACGTGCAGGCTGTAGGCCGCATCGGGCAATTGCAGGCGATAGGGTTGGACGCCCTGCGGTCGTACCTCGATCACCGGCAGGCCGCTTTCGCGCAGGGTCAGGGTGATCGCCTCGGCGTTCAGGCTGACATCCTCGAGCATCACCGCGTCATCATGCGGGACCAGCTCCTGCCAGTGCTCGCGGCCTGGCTCG harbors:
- a CDS encoding DctP family TRAP transporter solute-binding subunit, encoding MARLTRGITRLLAASALFSVLGAQADPILIKFSHITADSTPKGQGALMFKKLVEERLPGQVEVQVFANSSLYGDGKEMEALLMNEVQLLAPAPSKLEQYTKQLQLFDLMFLFDDMAAAQRFQQSDKGRAMLKSMEDKGITGLAYWLNGMRHFTANKPLREPADARGLKFRVQPSDLQAAQYTALRAEPRKMAFAEIYQGLQTGVVNAQDNPWSNIYSQKYHEVQKYITESGHGIGNYLLITNTRFWNGLPAEVRGELEAIIDEVTVEVNRQAEALNEKAKQGVIDSGKSEILVLTDEQRAKWREAVQPAWKKFEGEIGKELIEAAQAANSAP
- a CDS encoding S9 family peptidase, whose product is MSQAPIARADTGTDPYRWLENRDAEDVLAYLKAENAYLEEQLADQAELREALFQEIKSRIRETDLSLPSPWGLWLYYQRTTAGDEYPRHYRCPRPLDGSLTVDESAEQLLLDPNELAGGGFLSLGAFSVSQDHSKLAYSLDREGDEIYRLYVKDLASGAVTELPFDNCDGSMTWANDSQTLFYGELDETHRPHKIYRHRLGDTDSSEVYHDPDGRFFVHCYRASSDRQLVILSHSKTTSEAWVLSADQPEGSWTCLAPRQEDHEYFPDHGLYEGQWRWLIRSNQAGINFALYHASEAEPGREHWQELVPHDDAVMLEDVSLNAEAITLTLRESGLPVIEVRPQGVQPYRLQLPDAAYSLHVQNSLEFTSTVIRLRYEALNRPAQIRQLTLADGTQEVLKETPVEGPFDADAYESRRIWATAQDGTQVPISLVGRRDSFGKPAPLYLYGYGAYGHSLDPWFSHARLSLLDRGFIFAIAHVRGGGDLGEAWYRAGKLEHKPNTFNDFIACAEQLLADGYTTSPRLAISGGSAGGLLIGAVLNLRPELFGAAIAEVPFVDVLNTMLNADLPLTVTEYDEWGDPNQPEVHERIRAYAPYENVRAQAYPPLLAVAGYNDSRVQYWEAAKWVAKLRATRTDDNLLLLKTEFGAGHGGMSGRYQALKDVALEYAFVLKVFGMA
- the acs gene encoding acetate--CoA ligase encodes the protein MCAASVYPVSPEAAKHSLTDEAAYRAMYQQSVINPEGFWREQAARLDWIRPFSEVKRTSFDDHHVDIKWFADGTLNVSANCLDRHLAERGDQVAIIWEGDDPSEHREITYRELYQEVCKFANALRGQDVHRGDVVTIYMPMIPEAAVAMLACARIGAIHSVVFGGFSPEALAGRIIDGSSKVVITADQGIRGGKTIALKENVDEALTNPQTRCVQKIIVVRRTGANIRWHPHRDVSYDDLMRVAGEVCAPKEMGAEEPLFILYTSGSTGKPKGVLHTCGGYLLYAALTHERVFDYRPGEIYWCTADIGWITGHSYLIYGPLANGATTLMYEGVPNYPDVTRIARIIDKHRVNILYTAPTAIRAMMAEGPAAMEGADGSSLRLLGTVGEPINPEAWHWYYETVGRSRCPIVDTWWQTETGGILISPLPGATALKPGSATRPLFGVVPGLVDNLGNLLEGPAEGNLVILDSWPGQMRTIYGDHDRFVDTYFKTFRGMYFTGDGARRDEDGYYWITGRVDDVLNVSGHRMGTAEIESALVAHAKVAEAAAVGVPHPLKGQAIYVYVTLVAGTEPSDTLRQELQQWVRHEIGPIAVPDTIQWAPGLPKTRSGKIMRRLLRKIATDDYDTLGDTSTLADPGVVDQLIAAHEAVKQR
- a CDS encoding CaiB/BaiF CoA transferase family protein — protein: MSEQTDKNLPLQGLKVIEMGQLIAGPFASKLLGEFGADVIKIEPPRVGDPLRKWRKLKDGTSLWWHVQSRNKRSVTLDLKAAEGQEIVRQLVAEADILVENFRPGTLEEWGLGWDELSKLNPRLIMLRISGYGQTGPYRDLPGFGVIGEAMGGLRHLSGYPGQPPVRVGVSIGDSLSSLYGVIGVLLALQERNRSGQGQEIDVALYESVFAMMESLVPEYDAFGYVREPAGSALPGITPSNSYLCNDGAYVLIAGNGDSIYKRLMTLMGRQDLADDPRFAHNDGRAQHAELIDAAIGEWTIQHSRDEVIEALKGARVPAGYPYTAADIVKDPHYLARQMIEQVQTFAGPLKVPGVLPKLSRTPGRIGEGGPQLGEHTDDVLAGLGLTDEQRQGLRERGII
- a CDS encoding hydroxymethylglutaryl-CoA lyase, which produces MSKRLYIQEVATRDGFQIEADFVPTEAKIALIDRLSQTGLAKIEVTSFTSSKAIPNLRDAEDVMRGIRRAEGVEYTVLVPNVKGCERALACEVDEINLVMSASDTHGLANLRMTPEQSLVQFREIIEVTRGSGVFINASLSTTFGCPFEGDVPERRIYELVQRLLEIGVQGITLCDTTGMADPAQVERICREVLNSWPQAVFTAHFHNTRGMGLANALAALNAGIDRFDASLGGLGGCPYAPGASGNICTEDLVHMFQRMGLNTGVDLDRLLQCAADLPQLVGHDVPGAVLKAGKADRRYAKPKWMQEAGV
- a CDS encoding LysR family transcriptional regulator — its product is MRRIDFVTLRLFVAIAETRSLTRAAEREHLALAAVSKRVSDLEGQLGVSLLYRQPKGVELTPAGHALLHHARNLLDNLQQLDADLSEFSQGVKGHVRIHANTSAVIEFLPEDLSAFARQHPEVKIDLEERVSSDTLRALREGLTDIGIFAGHMPAEDLQVFPYREDRLVLVTPREHPLAGRECIALREAAGFDFIGLQQDASLHALLQQSAQQMGTPLRLRIQVRSFEAICRMIHTGMGIGVLPEQVVRNYLPALDVAMVPLTDVWARRELKLGVRNLESLSVTARLMLEHLTLREGQS
- a CDS encoding DUF2254 domain-containing protein gives rise to the protein MSAPSNALFRQLQRIPQSIVFYPTVIPAGYFMLGGLVLLFETTDLAHAWRNMLPPGLAEADNAWEILGTLITSIISLTVFSFSMVMVVLNGAASRLSPRVLPGLISDRRNQLILGNYLGCILFFLLMIAFINKNEPDSLPAFGVLLAVLMGLGCMALFVVFIRFISQSIQVDWIVGQLYRSACHNLAQRCERLGSITAAQDDRDWYCIEAVTPGYLREVNERRLQELLGPDDLQAVLQVEPGFFLVEGHPLLKVSAELDARRTRQVLDCFDFHDEEFAGANVFYAMRQMTEIAVKAISPSINDPGTAIRVLNLHGVLLGRLGGVPPLDVGCIDNGKPRLFYPQLSPQRRLTLILDPIRTYGSNDPAIVMALMQCLKTALHGQPSSDQLEAYVDELAALRDAAYGPAERP
- a CDS encoding YgaP-like transmembrane domain; this encodes MNNSSKHLEQNVHGWERAMSLAGGLYFLAKGLRRGGLGGLLQLGIGGMAVARGVTGHCEAKRVFNEVSEQAGMAEGRSHHMPFERYDSNKEQLQANAAAATNGTTVTGNDDLKSPPAGV